A region from the Azospirillaceae bacterium genome encodes:
- a CDS encoding enoyl-CoA hydratase-related protein gives MTYARYDKIDVVLDGAVLRVTLNNPEKRNIIDDETNRQLSDVFVDASFDPAVKVVVLTGAGAVFSAGGDIVKMQRKIDDPGLFYKGVFNSRRLVFSVLDCPKPVVARVHGDAVGLGATLALLCDIVIADEEAKFLDPHVNVGLVAGDGGALLWPHLVGYARAKRYLLAGEPILGREAADIGLIAFAVPSAELDALTEKWAAKFARSATQSVAGTKITLNVLLRQAAQAVLDVGMAYEGLSNITKDHQEAVTAFMEKRRPNFTGD, from the coding sequence ATGACCTATGCGCGGTATGACAAGATCGACGTGGTGCTGGACGGCGCCGTCCTACGGGTGACGCTGAACAATCCGGAAAAGCGCAACATCATCGATGATGAAACCAACCGGCAGTTGTCGGATGTCTTCGTCGATGCCTCGTTCGACCCGGCGGTGAAAGTGGTGGTGCTGACCGGGGCGGGGGCGGTGTTTTCCGCTGGCGGCGACATCGTGAAGATGCAGCGCAAGATCGATGATCCCGGCCTGTTCTACAAGGGCGTATTCAATTCCCGCCGCCTGGTGTTCTCCGTCCTCGACTGTCCCAAGCCGGTGGTGGCGCGGGTGCATGGCGACGCCGTGGGCTTGGGTGCCACGCTCGCCCTGCTGTGCGACATCGTCATTGCCGATGAAGAGGCGAAGTTCTTGGACCCTCACGTCAATGTCGGCCTGGTGGCGGGTGATGGCGGCGCGCTGCTGTGGCCCCACCTGGTGGGCTATGCCCGGGCCAAGCGATATCTGCTGGCCGGCGAGCCTATCCTGGGGCGTGAAGCGGCGGACATCGGCTTGATCGCTTTTGCGGTGCCGTCGGCGGAGTTGGATGCCCTGACGGAGAAGTGGGCCGCCAAGTTCGCGCGTAGCGCCACGCAGTCCGTCGCCGGTACCAAGATCACCCTCAACGTCCTGCTACGGCAGGCGGCCCAGGCCGTACTGGACGTGGGCATGGCTTATGAGGGCCTGTCCAACATCACCAAGGATCATCAGGAGGCGGTCACCGCTTTCATGGAAAAGCGTCGGCCCAACTTCACTGGCGATTGA
- a CDS encoding acyl-CoA dehydrogenase, whose protein sequence is MDFSYTENQVLLRDSVDRFLTDRYDLRARDILIRDPAGQQRFWRELADLGLVGAALPEAAGGFAESPVDTLVVMDRLGRHLVAEPYVITAVVCGRLLLDSLPGAQARDALAPVIAGERQLALMTCGNQPLYGPAFGTLTARRSGGGYVLDGHMAVVINGDRADQFLVAARTAGADGERPGVTLFLVDAGAAGLGRHPFRMIDGHGAAAVTLAGVVVGAEAVIGPVDGAVPLIERALDHGIAATCAEATGSAAYLLDTTIAYTNAREQYGQPLARFQVLQHRMADMYIAVETARSMACFAALSLDQVDVARARDLSAAKAQVSRATRFVGQYAVQLHGGMGVSEELDVGHHYIRLVGPGPPVRGRGTPSAPICRRLGSH, encoded by the coding sequence ATGGACTTCTCCTACACTGAAAACCAGGTGCTGCTGCGCGACAGCGTCGACCGCTTCCTGACCGACCGCTATGATCTGCGGGCCCGCGACATCCTGATCCGCGACCCGGCCGGGCAACAGCGCTTCTGGCGTGAGCTGGCGGATCTGGGCCTGGTCGGCGCCGCCCTGCCGGAGGCAGCGGGTGGTTTCGCGGAATCGCCCGTGGATACGCTGGTGGTGATGGACCGGCTGGGCCGCCATCTGGTGGCCGAGCCGTACGTCATCACCGCCGTGGTCTGTGGCCGGCTGCTGCTGGACAGCCTGCCCGGCGCGCAGGCGCGCGACGCCCTGGCGCCGGTGATCGCGGGGGAACGCCAGCTGGCCCTGATGACCTGCGGCAACCAACCCCTGTATGGGCCCGCATTCGGAACCCTGACCGCACGCCGGAGCGGCGGCGGCTACGTGCTGGACGGCCACATGGCGGTGGTGATCAACGGTGATCGCGCCGACCAGTTCCTGGTCGCGGCGCGGACGGCGGGGGCGGACGGCGAACGTCCCGGCGTGACCCTGTTCCTGGTCGATGCCGGCGCCGCCGGGTTGGGACGGCATCCCTTCCGCATGATCGATGGCCACGGCGCCGCGGCGGTGACGCTGGCCGGCGTAGTGGTGGGTGCCGAGGCGGTGATCGGCCCGGTGGATGGGGCGGTTCCGCTGATCGAGCGGGCGCTGGACCACGGCATCGCCGCCACTTGTGCCGAGGCCACCGGCTCAGCCGCCTACCTGCTGGACACCACCATCGCCTATACCAACGCCCGCGAGCAGTACGGCCAGCCCCTGGCCCGCTTCCAGGTGCTGCAGCACCGGATGGCCGACATGTACATCGCCGTGGAGACCGCCCGGTCCATGGCCTGTTTCGCAGCACTGTCGCTGGACCAGGTGGACGTGGCCCGGGCGCGCGACCTGTCGGCCGCCAAGGCGCAGGTCAGCCGCGCCACCCGCTTCGTCGGCCAATACGCGGTGCAATTGCACGGCGGCATGGGCGTGTCGGAGGAGCTGGACGTTGGCCACCACTACATCCGCCTGGTGGGCCCTGGGCCGCCTGTTCGGGGACGAGGGACACCATCTGCGCCGATATGCCGACGCCTCGGAAGCCATTGA
- a CDS encoding acyl-CoA dehydrogenase family protein, translating into MDLNIGPEVEALRQEFRAFFAEHLPAGLARRVYNGEKVPKADHQAWQRTLAARGWLAPSWAKDWGGTGWGPLERFVWDEESALACAPRANIPAIDLLGPVLIEFGTDAQKRRHLPRILSSDDWWCQGFSEPQAGSDLAALKMRAVRDGDHYVVTGTKLWTSHAQHANWIFCLVRTSQEAKKQAGISFLLIDMDQPGITVSPIHTLGGIHAVNEVRIEDVRVPVENLVGREGQAWEITRFLLGHERLVGAGIGPSMKLMRQVRDLLRRSGPDGHPLRDDVRLRDRAALIETDLLALRYTAYRVLADELSGKAPGPEVSVLKVRGGEIQQALTELLMDAAGLAGLVHPLSLPAGESLVPDDLAHLAQQFFDRRKLTIYGGSSEIQRNIIAQRILRV; encoded by the coding sequence ATGGATTTGAACATCGGGCCCGAAGTGGAGGCGCTGCGCCAGGAATTCCGCGCCTTCTTCGCGGAACATCTGCCGGCAGGGCTGGCGCGTAGGGTCTACAATGGCGAGAAGGTGCCCAAGGCCGACCATCAGGCGTGGCAGCGGACATTGGCCGCGCGCGGCTGGCTGGCGCCCAGTTGGGCCAAGGATTGGGGCGGCACGGGCTGGGGCCCGCTGGAGCGCTTCGTCTGGGATGAGGAGTCGGCGCTGGCCTGCGCGCCCCGCGCCAACATTCCCGCCATCGATCTGCTGGGGCCCGTGCTGATCGAATTCGGCACGGATGCGCAGAAGCGCCGCCACCTTCCCCGCATCCTGTCCAGCGACGACTGGTGGTGCCAAGGCTTTTCCGAACCACAAGCCGGGTCCGACCTGGCGGCGCTGAAAATGCGGGCGGTGCGCGATGGTGACCACTATGTCGTTACCGGCACCAAGTTGTGGACCAGCCACGCGCAGCATGCCAACTGGATCTTCTGCCTGGTGCGTACTTCGCAAGAGGCCAAGAAACAGGCCGGCATCTCCTTCCTGCTGATCGACATGGATCAGCCGGGCATCACGGTCAGCCCCATCCACACCCTGGGCGGTATCCACGCTGTCAACGAGGTACGCATCGAGGATGTGCGGGTACCGGTTGAAAACCTGGTGGGACGGGAGGGGCAGGCGTGGGAAATCACGCGCTTCCTGCTGGGTCATGAACGGCTGGTGGGTGCGGGCATTGGCCCGTCCATGAAGCTGATGCGCCAAGTGCGCGACCTGCTGCGCCGATCCGGCCCCGATGGACACCCCTTGCGCGACGATGTGCGGCTGCGGGATCGCGCGGCGCTGATCGAGACCGATCTGCTGGCGTTGCGCTACACCGCCTACCGTGTGCTGGCCGATGAGCTGTCGGGAAAGGCGCCAGGTCCTGAAGTCTCCGTCCTCAAGGTGCGGGGCGGGGAGATCCAGCAGGCGCTGACCGAATTGCTGATGGATGCCGCCGGCTTGGCCGGCCTGGTGCACCCCTTGAGCCTGCCCGCCGGTGAGTCCCTGGTGCCCGACGATCTTGCCCACCTGGCGCAGCAGTTCTTCGACCGCCGCAAGCTGACCATCTACGGCGGCAGTTCGGAGATCCAGCGCAACATCATCGCCCAGCGCATCCTGCGGGTTTGA